The nucleotide sequence GCTCCGCCTTCCGTTCTTCATAAGCTTGAGTGTGCAAGACGTAATTTCTTTTGAGGTGGGACGGGAGAGGGATCAAAAATtccttgggttaaatgggaaatTGTTTCACGTCCTTTTGAAGAGGGTGGGTTAAACGTGGGTTCCTTAAAGGCTACTAATTTGGCtttaatcggcaagtggtggtggaggttccttACCGAACCCACTTCCTTGTGGACTAAAGTCATTAAAAGCATTTATgggtcatcggggttactcaatccGGGTGCGGGGGGTCACTTAATTTTTCTCATTCGTCTACTTGGAGTATCATTGTCAAAACAGGTATTGAGCTAGATAATCTTGGAATCAACTTCACCAAGGCTTTCAAAAAAGAAATTGGGAATGGAAAGGACACGCGGTTTTGGTTAGACTCGTGGTTAATTGATACACCACTTTGCGAAAGATTTAGCAGGCTGTTTAGATTGGATCCAGTCCCTAACACTTCGGTTCAAGATCGGCTAATGAGGAGTGGAGAGATTTGTAGCGGGTCTTGGAATTGGGTGCGAGAGCCAAGGGGCAGAACGGACGCTGAACTAAATGAATTGATGCGGTTGCTACAGGATTTTTCGACAAACAATTCAGGTGATGATCGTTGGAGATGGTCCCTAGGTGCCAATGGTATCTTCGCAACTAGGTGTCTGTCGAAACTAATTCGTCCAAAAATTATCAATTCATCGACGGTGGGTAGTGCTACCTTAAGAAATAACTTGGTGCCAAAGAAGGTGGGAATTTTCATTTGGAGGGTGTTGTTGGGTCGAATCCATGTATTGTCGGAACTCGACAAAAGGGGAATAGATCTCAATTCCGTCTGATGCCCACTTTGTGATAATGGCATAGAAACGGTGGCACATGCGATTTTTCAGTGTCAAAACGAAGTGTGGAATCGAGTATATGATTGGTTCGGATTATCTCGTGTAACCTTAAACCTGAGTAATGCATTTCTTGGTCGGACATCTATTCAAAGTACGGAAGAAGGGGCTAGGGTTTGGCAAGCAGTTGAGTGGACTTGCGATTATCTTATATGGAAGAACCGAAACAAGAAAGTTTTCAAGAATTCGAGTTGGAACCCACCAGTTGCATTAAATGAAATTCAAATCAAATCATTCGAGTGGATCTCAAAAAGGTGTAAAACTTTAGAGATTGATTGGCATTCGTGGCTAACGAACCCGAAGAAATTCATAATGTGAGCACTTCATTTTGGAAATTTTTGCGATGTATTTAGTGTAGGATACTATCTTAGCATCCTCATATATATAGTGCGATGTATTTTTTATGTACACTTTTCTTTGAGTAATAAaagtttgcttttcaaaaaaaaataaatgtGGTTGGATAAATTCGGGTCAACTTGACATGTTTTGGGTTATTTGCAACACTTAGAAAATCTAGGGAAATTTTTCTGCGGCTGCTTGAAGACTGTTCTAAAAAATAGTTGTACTGCGCGGCACGCAGCTTTTCAGCGCGACGCGCAGATGGGCAGGTGCTGGTGACCTGGTCTGGGTAAATGACTATTTTGAAAATATGGGTTAAATCGCGACACGCGAGTAAATTACTCGGCGCGTAAacctctttaaaaaaatgtcgaTTTTTCTTAAAACACGTTGAGTTGTTTCTGTATTAATATTTAATGTTTACAAATTTACGGAATGAATTAGAATATGATAGGTTTAAGTTGTC is from Rutidosis leptorrhynchoides isolate AG116_Rl617_1_P2 chromosome 10, CSIRO_AGI_Rlap_v1, whole genome shotgun sequence and encodes:
- the LOC139870370 gene encoding uncharacterized protein; translated protein: MTKSVNWKPVLEKFEKRLSDLKARVLSFGGQLTLINSVLNSLPLYFFSLFRAPPSVLHKLECARRIELDNLGINFTKAFKKEIGNGKDTRFWLDSWLIDTPLCERFSRLFRLDPVPNTSVQDRLMRSGEICSGSWNWVREPRGRTDAELNELMRLLQDFSTNNSGDDRWRWSLGANETVAHAIFQCQNEVWNRVYDWFGLSRVTLNLSNAFLGRTSIQSTEEGARVWQAVEWTCDYLIWKNRNKKVFKNSSWNPPVALNEIQIKSFEWISKRCKTLEIDWHSWLTNPKKFIM